One region of Acidobacteriota bacterium genomic DNA includes:
- the ligA gene encoding NAD-dependent DNA ligase LigA, which translates to MPPDAAPGRAGAAARRRSEQLRRELTEHNHRYYVLDQPSISDAEYDALLRELQELESEHPDLVTPDSPTRRVGGAPREGVEKARHSSEMLSLDNAFDEAELRDFDRRARELAGLDELDYVGELKLDGVSMAVRYVAGRLELALTRGDGETGEVITPNARTLRTLPLAVGEAALEAARVADTFEVRGEVVMPKSAFAELNRRQLEAEEKTFANPRNAAAGSLRMLDARITASRRLDFYPYLLLDAAGQPLFDSHWASLEALAALRFKVNPRRARLRGIEQLLAFRDEWIGKRDELPYEIDGLVFKVDAVALQARLGATSKSPRWAIACKPRAQQAETVVEEIDVQVGRTGAVTPRARLRPVVVGGVTVSRATLHNQDEIARLGLQIGDRVLVERSGDVIPKVVRVVNQGPQRTPFEMPSACPVCGWPVAREADEVVARCNNASCKARLKESILHFARRTAMDIDGLGYWLVNALVDGGLVDDLADLYGLTVEQLADLTKETKVSPTRLGEKSAQRVVDALDRSKTVPLGRFVFALGIRHVGDRTAELLAGHFGCLDAIRAASGEELEQVEEVGPRIAESVRQFFAADRNRTLLDRLHQAGIRPSESATAASAAARTPEAPIPLGTTFVLTGTLPTLTRDEAKRLIVAAGGKVTGSVSAKTDYVVAGESPGSKLRKAQSLGIEILDEQALRALLATEP; encoded by the coding sequence ATGCCGCCTGATGCCGCGCCAGGGCGGGCCGGCGCCGCCGCGCGCCGGCGATCCGAACAGCTCCGCCGCGAGCTGACGGAGCATAACCACCGCTATTACGTTCTCGATCAACCGTCGATCAGCGACGCGGAGTACGACGCGTTGCTCCGCGAGTTGCAGGAGCTCGAATCGGAGCATCCCGATCTGGTCACCCCCGATTCACCCACCCGGCGGGTCGGGGGCGCTCCTCGCGAGGGTGTGGAGAAGGCACGCCACTCTTCGGAAATGCTCAGTCTCGACAACGCGTTCGACGAGGCGGAGCTGCGCGACTTCGACCGGCGGGCAAGGGAGTTGGCGGGTCTCGACGAGCTCGACTACGTCGGCGAACTGAAGCTGGATGGCGTCTCGATGGCGGTCCGTTACGTCGCCGGCCGGCTCGAGCTGGCCCTGACCCGCGGCGACGGCGAGACCGGCGAAGTGATCACGCCGAATGCACGCACCCTCCGCACCCTGCCGCTGGCCGTCGGGGAGGCCGCGCTCGAGGCGGCGCGGGTCGCCGACACGTTCGAGGTGCGGGGGGAAGTCGTGATGCCGAAGTCGGCGTTCGCCGAGCTGAACCGGCGGCAGCTCGAAGCTGAAGAGAAAACGTTCGCCAACCCGCGCAACGCGGCGGCGGGGTCGCTCCGGATGCTCGACGCGCGCATCACGGCGTCGCGCCGCCTCGACTTCTATCCCTATCTGCTCCTCGACGCCGCCGGCCAGCCGTTGTTCGACTCGCACTGGGCGTCGCTCGAGGCGCTTGCCGCTCTCCGGTTCAAGGTGAATCCGCGCCGTGCCCGCCTCCGGGGCATCGAGCAGTTGCTGGCCTTCCGCGACGAATGGATCGGCAAGCGCGACGAGCTGCCGTACGAGATCGACGGCCTCGTGTTCAAGGTGGACGCGGTGGCGCTGCAGGCGCGTCTGGGCGCGACCTCGAAGTCGCCCCGCTGGGCCATCGCCTGCAAGCCGCGGGCGCAGCAGGCGGAAACGGTCGTCGAGGAAATAGACGTGCAGGTAGGACGCACGGGCGCCGTCACGCCGCGCGCGCGGCTCCGGCCGGTCGTCGTCGGCGGCGTCACCGTCTCGCGCGCGACGCTCCACAACCAGGACGAGATCGCCCGGCTTGGCCTGCAGATTGGTGACCGCGTGCTGGTCGAACGGAGCGGCGACGTCATCCCCAAGGTGGTGCGCGTCGTCAACCAGGGTCCGCAGCGGACCCCGTTCGAGATGCCGTCGGCCTGTCCCGTCTGCGGCTGGCCGGTCGCCCGGGAGGCCGATGAGGTCGTCGCACGCTGCAACAACGCTAGTTGCAAGGCGCGCCTGAAGGAATCGATCCTGCATTTCGCGCGGCGCACGGCGATGGACATCGACGGGCTCGGCTACTGGCTCGTCAATGCCCTCGTGGATGGTGGCCTGGTGGACGACCTCGCGGACCTCTACGGACTGACCGTCGAGCAACTGGCCGACCTGACCAAGGAGACCAAGGTGAGTCCGACCCGCCTCGGGGAGAAGTCGGCGCAGAGAGTGGTCGACGCCCTTGATCGCTCGAAGACCGTCCCCCTCGGGCGCTTCGTCTTCGCGCTCGGAATCCGGCACGTCGGCGACCGGACGGCGGAGCTGCTGGCTGGCCACTTCGGCTGTCTCGACGCGATCCGCGCCGCGTCGGGGGAGGAACTGGAGCAGGTGGAGGAGGTGGGGCCGCGCATCGCCGAGTCGGTGCGGCAGTTTTTCGCCGCGGATCGAAACCGCACCCTGCTCGATCGCCTGCACCAGGCGGGTATCCGGCCCAGCGAGTCCGCCACCGCCGCGTCGGCGGCCGCTCGCACTCCGGAGGCGCCGATTCCGTTGGGCACGACGTTCGTGCTGACCGGAACCCTGCCCACGCTGACCCGCGACGAGGCGAAGCGGCTGATCGTCGCGGCAGGCGGAAAGGTGACGGGATCGGTCAGCGCGAAGACCGACTACGTGGTCGCCGGGGAGAGTCCGGGTTCGAAGCTGCGGAAGGCGCAGTCACTCGGCATCGAGATCCTCGACGAGCAGGCCCTCCGCGCGCTCCTGGCGACTGAGCCGTGA
- a CDS encoding DUF1592 domain-containing protein, with product MGVPGGIARIALIAGLVWVAGAAGARAQEPTDSAATFRQVLDRYCAGCHNERLLSGNLALDRGSIDITRIGAGGDVWEKVLQKLQTQAMPPPGRPRPDAETYHAFAAWLESSLDGVAAADPNPGRPTIHRLNRLEYANAIRDLLGLEVDAEMLLPADDLAFGFDNNADILTVAPGLLERYLSAARKLSRLAVGDLAIGSDAVRYPVSTLLEQGERMGDDLPFGSRGGAAIRHHFPLDGEYVIRLALRDGRRAPQVDVRIDGARVALLSVDPDADAETSEDPLSVRVPVPAGSHVVSVTFPEETFTPEGVAPSRLPIWTFSTGRGYVQEVGLDSLLIEGPFNPDRVGPGDGGLGDSAARSRIFVCTPATEADEAPCANEILATLARRAFRRPVTEQDVAVIEGFYRDGRAGGNFDTGIQRALEALLVDPEFLFRIESDPEGVAPGAPYPLSDIELASRLSFFLWSTIPDDELLALAEAGRLSEPEELERQVRRMLADQRASVLVDSFAAQWLHLRRMRSVTPDVLAFPEFEDNLRQSFVRETELLIEHQMRQDRSVVDLLTADYTFVNERLARHYGIPNVYGSRFRRLTLPDDTRRGLLGHGSILTVTSLATRTSPVVRGKWVLENILGTPPPPPPPDVPELEEREDDGAVRSLRQRLEEHRANPVCANCHARMDPIGFALEGFDAVGRHRVVDANGTPIDTSGTLPDGRAFDGLPALRDVLFERRTEFVATVTEKLLTYALGRGIEYYDRPAIRAIVREAGEDDYRWSSLILGVVKSVPFQMRRAES from the coding sequence TTGGGAGTACCGGGTGGCATCGCGCGAATCGCTTTGATCGCGGGGCTCGTCTGGGTGGCGGGCGCCGCCGGAGCACGCGCGCAGGAACCGACCGACAGCGCCGCGACATTCCGCCAGGTGCTGGATCGGTACTGTGCCGGCTGCCACAACGAGCGGCTTCTGAGCGGCAACCTGGCCCTCGACCGGGGCTCGATCGACATCACCAGGATCGGCGCCGGTGGCGACGTTTGGGAAAAGGTGCTCCAGAAGCTGCAGACCCAGGCGATGCCCCCGCCCGGGCGGCCGCGACCCGATGCGGAGACTTATCACGCCTTCGCGGCGTGGCTTGAATCGTCGCTTGACGGAGTGGCGGCGGCTGACCCCAATCCGGGTCGGCCGACGATCCATCGGTTGAACCGGCTGGAGTACGCCAATGCCATCCGCGATCTGCTCGGTCTCGAGGTGGATGCGGAGATGCTACTGCCGGCCGATGATCTCGCCTTCGGCTTCGACAACAACGCTGATATCCTCACCGTCGCGCCCGGTCTCCTCGAACGCTACCTGTCGGCCGCGCGAAAGTTGAGCCGCCTTGCGGTCGGCGATCTCGCGATTGGTTCGGACGCGGTTCGCTATCCGGTTTCCACGCTTCTGGAGCAGGGTGAGCGGATGGGCGACGACCTGCCTTTCGGGTCGCGTGGCGGAGCTGCGATCCGCCACCACTTCCCTCTGGACGGCGAGTACGTCATCCGCCTTGCGCTCCGGGACGGCCGCCGCGCGCCGCAGGTCGACGTCCGAATCGACGGTGCGCGGGTGGCGCTGCTCTCGGTCGATCCGGACGCCGACGCCGAGACTTCGGAGGATCCGCTGAGTGTCCGTGTGCCCGTTCCGGCCGGAAGCCACGTCGTGAGTGTGACTTTCCCGGAGGAGACGTTTACGCCGGAAGGGGTGGCGCCGAGCCGCCTGCCGATCTGGACGTTCAGCACCGGCCGCGGCTACGTGCAGGAAGTGGGGCTCGACAGTCTGCTCATCGAGGGGCCCTTCAATCCGGACCGCGTCGGCCCCGGCGACGGTGGCCTGGGGGACAGTGCCGCCCGTTCGAGGATCTTCGTCTGCACGCCGGCGACCGAAGCGGACGAAGCGCCGTGCGCGAATGAAATCCTCGCGACGCTGGCGCGCCGAGCCTTCCGCCGGCCGGTGACCGAGCAGGACGTGGCGGTCATCGAGGGCTTTTATCGCGATGGTCGTGCGGGCGGGAACTTCGACACCGGAATTCAACGTGCGCTCGAGGCCCTGTTGGTCGATCCGGAGTTCCTTTTCCGGATCGAGAGCGATCCCGAGGGCGTTGCGCCGGGCGCGCCTTATCCGTTGAGCGACATCGAACTGGCGTCGCGCCTCTCCTTCTTCCTATGGAGCACCATCCCGGACGACGAGTTGCTCGCTTTGGCCGAGGCGGGCCGGCTCTCCGAACCGGAAGAACTGGAACGGCAGGTACGCCGGATGCTGGCCGACCAACGCGCGTCGGTGCTGGTCGACAGCTTCGCGGCGCAGTGGCTCCACCTCCGGCGGATGCGCTCGGTCACCCCTGACGTTCTGGCTTTTCCGGAGTTCGAAGACAATCTGCGTCAGTCGTTCGTCCGGGAGACGGAGCTGCTCATCGAGCACCAGATGCGGCAGGACCGCAGTGTCGTCGACCTGCTGACCGCCGACTACACGTTCGTGAACGAACGGCTCGCGCGTCACTACGGCATCCCCAACGTGTACGGTTCGCGATTCCGCCGGTTGACGCTCCCTGACGACACGCGCCGCGGCCTGCTGGGGCATGGCAGCATCCTCACCGTCACGTCGCTTGCCACCCGCACATCACCCGTCGTGCGGGGCAAGTGGGTGCTGGAGAACATCCTCGGGACGCCGCCTCCGCCACCGCCGCCCGACGTGCCGGAGCTGGAGGAGCGCGAGGACGATGGCGCCGTCCGTTCGCTGCGGCAGCGCCTCGAGGAGCACCGCGCCAATCCGGTCTGCGCCAACTGCCACGCGCGCATGGATCCGATCGGCTTCGCGCTCGAGGGATTCGACGCCGTGGGCCGCCACCGCGTGGTGGATGCCAACGGGACGCCGATCGACACTTCCGGAACCCTGCCGGACGGCAGGGCCTTCGATGGCCTGCCAGCCCTGCGCGACGTGCTGTTCGAGCGGCGGACGGAGTTCGTCGCCACCGTGACCGAGAAGCTTCTGACGTATGCTTTGGGGCGGGGCATCGAATACTACGACCGGCCCGCCATCCGTGCGATAGTCCGTGAGGCCGGGGAGGACGACTACCGCTGGTCGTCGCTCATACTGGGTGTCGTGAAAAGCGTGCCGTTTCAGATGAGGAGAGCGGAGTCATGA
- a CDS encoding DUF1552 domain-containing protein yields the protein MMITKQALPRRTVLRGLGTAIALPLLDGMVPALTALRRTAAAPKPRLGVIYVPHGAVMDNWTPVAEGAGFDFTPILQPLEPFRERLLVLSNLDHAPAAQMPGDPAGGHGRITGAFLTGVHAKPTEGADFRAGRSMDQIAAERLGRETQLGSLEVGIGLPEFGGACDAGFSCAYISTLSWSTPTTPLPMESNPRALFERLFGDGGTTDPAARQARRAQDRSILDAVTDKVARLEQGLGAADRAKLSDYLMAVRDIERRIERAEADADRELPIVDRPSGSIPESFDDYVQLMFDLQLLAYQADLTRVITFLLTPELNAQTYPQIGVPDPHHALSHHENRPESLAKLTKLQTYHAGLFAYYLDRLRSTPDGDSSLLDQVAILYGSGMSNSNLHNIQKLPILVAGGAAGRLHGGRHVRYADETPLTNLFLSMLGMVDVPIEQFGDSTGRLQELTDL from the coding sequence ATGATGATCACGAAGCAGGCACTCCCGCGGCGGACGGTGCTCCGTGGGCTGGGGACCGCGATCGCGTTGCCGCTGCTTGACGGCATGGTGCCGGCCCTCACCGCGCTTCGCCGCACGGCGGCGGCGCCGAAGCCCCGCCTCGGCGTCATCTACGTGCCCCACGGGGCGGTGATGGACAACTGGACGCCGGTGGCGGAAGGAGCCGGATTCGACTTCACGCCGATCCTGCAGCCGCTCGAGCCTTTCCGCGAGCGTCTGCTTGTGCTCTCGAATCTGGACCACGCCCCGGCGGCCCAGATGCCGGGCGATCCGGCGGGCGGGCACGGGCGCATAACCGGCGCGTTCCTGACCGGCGTCCACGCGAAGCCGACGGAGGGAGCCGACTTCCGGGCGGGCCGCTCCATGGATCAGATTGCCGCGGAAAGACTTGGACGGGAGACCCAGCTTGGCTCCCTCGAGGTCGGGATCGGCCTGCCGGAGTTCGGTGGCGCGTGCGACGCGGGTTTCAGTTGCGCGTACATCAGCACGCTGTCGTGGAGCACGCCGACAACCCCGCTCCCGATGGAGTCGAACCCGCGCGCGCTGTTCGAGCGGTTGTTCGGCGACGGCGGCACGACAGACCCCGCCGCGCGGCAGGCGCGTCGCGCTCAGGACCGGAGCATCCTCGACGCCGTGACCGACAAGGTGGCCCGGTTGGAACAGGGCCTCGGCGCGGCGGACCGCGCGAAGCTGAGCGATTACCTGATGGCGGTGCGCGACATCGAGCGCCGCATCGAGCGGGCGGAAGCGGACGCCGACCGCGAGCTGCCGATTGTCGATCGGCCGTCGGGCAGCATCCCGGAGTCGTTCGACGACTACGTGCAGTTGATGTTCGATCTGCAACTGCTCGCCTACCAGGCCGACCTGACGCGTGTCATCACGTTCCTGCTGACGCCGGAGCTGAACGCGCAGACCTATCCGCAGATCGGTGTCCCGGATCCGCACCACGCGCTGTCGCACCACGAGAACCGGCCGGAGAGCCTGGCGAAGCTGACCAAGCTGCAGACCTACCACGCCGGCCTGTTCGCCTACTACCTCGACCGGCTGCGGTCGACACCAGACGGCGACAGCTCGCTGCTCGATCAGGTGGCGATCCTGTACGGCAGCGGGATGAGCAACTCGAACCTGCACAACATCCAGAAGCTGCCGATCCTCGTGGCGGGAGGCGCTGCCGGACGGCTGCATGGCGGCCGCCACGTTCGCTACGCGGACGAGACCCCGCTGACGAACCTGTTCCTCAGCATGCTCGGGATGGTGGACGTGCCGATCGAGCAGTTCGGCGACAGCACCGGCCGGCTGCAGGAACTGACCGACCTGTAG
- a CDS encoding sigma-54-dependent Fis family transcriptional regulator has protein sequence MASRILVIDDEEEIREWLKRTLEYDGYECVTAPSGQSGLARIEQGEADLIFLDIKMPGMDGLEVLRRIRETDESLPVVMISGHGDVGTAVEATKLGAFDFLEKPLGSKRITLTIRNALRQRRLGAENRRFRRAEQERHLAEEKRHAMVGESAALRGLSDEIDRAAPVRSAVLIQGESGVGKELVARALHRRSPRAGERFVQVNCAAIPHELIESELFGHEKGSFTGAADKQIGKFEQADRGTIFLDEVGDMSLAAQAKVLRVLQEGEVERLGSNRTIRVDIRLVAATNKDLSQAIDAGTFREDLYFRLSVIPIRVPPLRERPEDIPLLVRHFADLFGRENNYRLRPFTPAAVDALVARRWRGNIRELRNAVERLIVMAPGPSITVEDVRATTFVDGRPSVSEGSPVAAARTLREFKEASERAFLVDRLRAFGWNVSKTAEEIDTPRSNLYKKLEHYRISQEADG, from the coding sequence ATGGCTTCCCGCATCCTCGTAATCGACGACGAAGAAGAGATCCGTGAATGGTTGAAGCGGACCCTCGAGTACGACGGTTACGAGTGCGTGACCGCGCCCAGTGGCCAGTCCGGGCTTGCCCGGATCGAGCAAGGCGAAGCGGACCTCATCTTCCTGGACATCAAGATGCCCGGTATGGATGGCCTGGAGGTATTGCGCCGCATACGCGAGACCGACGAATCACTACCCGTCGTCATGATCTCCGGCCACGGTGATGTGGGCACCGCCGTCGAGGCGACGAAGCTGGGTGCATTCGACTTCCTCGAGAAACCGCTCGGGTCGAAACGCATCACCCTCACGATCCGGAATGCGCTGCGCCAGCGCCGGCTCGGCGCCGAGAACCGGCGGTTCCGGCGGGCAGAGCAAGAACGGCACCTGGCGGAAGAAAAGCGGCACGCCATGGTGGGCGAGAGTGCGGCGCTGCGCGGCCTGTCGGACGAAATCGACCGGGCGGCGCCGGTCCGGAGCGCGGTGCTCATCCAGGGCGAGAGTGGAGTCGGCAAGGAACTGGTGGCCCGCGCCCTGCACCGGCGGAGCCCGCGCGCGGGTGAGCGCTTCGTGCAGGTGAACTGCGCCGCGATTCCGCACGAACTGATCGAATCGGAGTTGTTCGGTCACGAGAAGGGCTCGTTCACCGGCGCCGCCGACAAGCAGATCGGCAAGTTCGAGCAGGCGGACCGCGGCACCATCTTTCTCGACGAGGTAGGCGACATGTCGCTCGCGGCGCAGGCCAAGGTGCTGCGCGTCCTGCAGGAGGGCGAAGTGGAGCGGCTCGGTTCGAACCGCACCATCCGAGTGGACATCCGTCTGGTGGCGGCCACCAACAAGGATCTCTCGCAGGCCATCGACGCCGGGACGTTTCGCGAGGATCTCTACTTTCGCCTCAGCGTCATCCCGATTCGTGTCCCCCCGCTCCGGGAGCGGCCGGAAGACATCCCGTTACTGGTACGGCACTTCGCCGACCTGTTCGGCCGCGAGAACAACTACCGGCTCAGGCCCTTCACCCCCGCGGCGGTAGACGCGCTGGTGGCGCGCCGGTGGCGAGGCAATATCCGCGAACTGCGCAACGCGGTGGAGCGGCTGATCGTCATGGCGCCGGGACCGTCGATCACGGTCGAAGACGTCCGCGCGACCACATTCGTCGATGGCCGCCCGTCCGTTTCGGAGGGCTCCCCGGTTGCGGCGGCACGAACGCTGCGCGAGTTCAAGGAAGCGAGCGAGCGCGCCTTCCTGGTGGACAGGCTTCGGGCGTTCGGCTGGAACGTGTCGAAGACCGCCGAAGAGATCGACACGCCCCGTAGTAACCTCTACAAGAAGCTCGAGCACTACCGGATCAGCCAGGAAGCTGACGGGTAG
- a CDS encoding amidohydrolase encodes MDAEAQRGRGGGRTNEPALTVEEYAPRSTLVVDENPLTRARYPVIDVHSHHRPGISVDRWHGIVEDMDALNLQVLVNLSGGFGANLERCVGTIAASDHPHRMVCFANVDFRGGVGSGFGARAAAQLEQDVAAGAVGLKFFKNFGIDVRDASGDRVPVDHPELDPVFETAGRLGIPVLMHVGEPQSFYDPVDRYNERWLELTLLPDRRLPADRYPGFETMMAERDRRFARHPETRFIAAHMGWHANDLGRLGRLLDELPNVWVETGAILYELGRQPWTAREFFTTYQDRVLFGKDRFAPEEFPYFWRTFETRDEYFDYYRRYHAFWQMYGMDLPDDVLRKLYYENALAVVPGIEPSQFPGS; translated from the coding sequence ATGGACGCTGAGGCGCAGCGCGGGCGCGGTGGGGGCAGGACGAATGAGCCGGCGCTCACGGTAGAAGAGTATGCGCCGCGCTCGACCCTCGTCGTCGACGAGAACCCGCTCACGCGCGCGCGGTATCCCGTGATCGACGTTCACAGCCACCACCGGCCCGGCATCTCGGTTGACCGCTGGCACGGGATCGTCGAGGACATGGATGCCCTGAACCTGCAGGTGCTCGTCAACCTGAGCGGCGGTTTCGGTGCAAACCTGGAGCGGTGCGTCGGCACTATTGCCGCGAGCGACCATCCGCACCGCATGGTCTGCTTCGCCAACGTCGACTTCCGGGGCGGCGTGGGCTCCGGCTTCGGCGCGCGTGCCGCGGCGCAGCTCGAGCAGGATGTCGCGGCAGGAGCCGTCGGCCTGAAGTTCTTCAAGAACTTCGGCATTGATGTGCGCGATGCGAGCGGCGACCGGGTGCCGGTCGATCATCCCGAGTTAGACCCGGTGTTCGAGACGGCAGGGCGCCTCGGCATCCCGGTGCTGATGCATGTCGGCGAGCCGCAGTCCTTCTACGATCCGGTGGACCGCTACAACGAGCGCTGGCTGGAATTGACCCTGCTGCCCGACCGCCGGCTGCCGGCTGACCGCTACCCGGGATTCGAAACGATGATGGCGGAACGCGACCGCCGGTTCGCGCGTCACCCGGAGACCCGGTTCATCGCCGCGCACATGGGATGGCATGCGAATGACCTCGGCCGACTCGGCCGTCTGCTGGATGAACTGCCCAACGTCTGGGTGGAGACCGGCGCCATCCTCTACGAACTGGGACGCCAGCCGTGGACCGCGCGCGAGTTCTTCACGACGTACCAGGATCGCGTGCTCTTCGGAAAAGACCGCTTCGCGCCGGAGGAGTTTCCCTATTTCTGGCGGACGTTCGAGACGCGCGACGAGTACTTCGACTATTACCGGCGCTATCACGCCTTCTGGCAGATGTACGGCATGGACTTGCCGGACGACGTGCTCCGCAAGCTCTACTACGAGAACGCGCTCGCGGTGGTCCCCGGGATCGAGCCGTCGCAGTTTCCGGGCTCCTGA
- a CDS encoding NAD-dependent epimerase/dehydratase family protein, translated as MARYLVTGGAGFIGSHVVEALMERGDDVRVVDDLSTGRRSNLAGWPDIELVEADLADEDVAARAVAGIDQVIHLAAIPSVPRSVRQPARCHRANVEATLALLLAARDAGVRRVVLASSSSVYGESEALPKHEGLCPSPLSPYALHKLIGEQYAALFARLYGLETVALRFFNVFGPRQSPTSQYSGVISLFTAALLAGSSATIYGDGEQTRDFTYVADVVAGVLAACAAPGAAVSGRAVNLARGERISVNDLYAVLQRVTGGNSIEATYTHPRPGDVRDSQADISLARKLFDFEPAVSVEEGLRRTVEWQRSVATERESS; from the coding sequence ATGGCACGCTACCTGGTGACCGGCGGCGCCGGCTTCATCGGATCCCACGTCGTTGAGGCGCTGATGGAACGCGGCGACGACGTGCGTGTCGTCGACGATCTGTCGACCGGTCGCCGTTCCAACCTGGCCGGTTGGCCCGACATTGAGCTGGTCGAGGCGGACCTCGCGGACGAGGATGTGGCGGCGCGGGCTGTGGCCGGGATCGACCAGGTGATCCATCTCGCCGCGATCCCGTCGGTGCCCCGCTCGGTGCGTCAACCCGCCAGGTGTCATCGCGCCAACGTGGAGGCAACGCTCGCGCTGCTGCTCGCGGCGCGCGACGCGGGCGTCCGCCGCGTTGTCCTGGCCAGCTCGTCGTCGGTCTACGGGGAGTCGGAGGCACTGCCGAAGCACGAAGGACTTTGCCCGTCGCCCCTCTCTCCGTATGCCCTGCACAAGCTGATCGGCGAGCAGTACGCGGCGCTGTTCGCCCGGCTGTACGGCCTGGAGACCGTCGCGTTGCGCTTCTTCAACGTCTTTGGTCCGCGGCAGTCGCCGACGTCACAGTATTCCGGCGTCATCTCGCTCTTCACGGCAGCACTGCTTGCCGGCTCTTCCGCCACGATCTACGGCGACGGTGAGCAGACGCGCGACTTCACCTACGTGGCGGACGTCGTGGCGGGCGTGCTGGCGGCCTGCGCGGCCCCGGGCGCGGCGGTCTCGGGCCGCGCGGTCAATCTGGCTCGGGGCGAACGGATTTCCGTGAACGACCTGTACGCCGTGCTCCAACGGGTCACCGGTGGCAACAGCATTGAGGCGACCTACACTCATCCGCGGCCTGGTGATGTCCGCGATTCTCAGGCCGACATCTCACTCGCGCGGAAGTTGTTCGATTTCGAGCCGGCCGTCAGCGTCGAGGAAGGGCTTCGACGCACGGTCGAGTGGCAGCGATCGGTTGCGACGGAACGGGAGTCGTCATGA
- a CDS encoding glutamate--cysteine ligase: MRIPFAGSPTPTVGVELELQIIDPETMNLAPGAPAIIERSGDPKHVKAELIESTIEVCTDVCADIAEVRSDLTARVDRLLEVADDLGYHIACAGTHPFSRWGQQTITPSPRYHRLVEKCQWPARRLMIFGLHVHVGIESGEKAIALFNSLTTYLPHLLSLSASSPFFGRADTGLASCRTKIFESLPTAGLPYRFVNYAEFQRLMITLINAKAIESIQEIWWDIRPHPNFGTVEVRVCDGLPTLDEAIAVTALIQALLVWLGDHYDEGEYLPLHRHWIVRENKWRAARWAADAEVIVDEEGRLERLDESITRLVENDLMPIAARLGSDGELRRITDMLRVGPSYRRQRRIFAESKDHRAVMRALVREFRENAPVVA, encoded by the coding sequence ATGAGGATACCGTTTGCCGGATCGCCGACGCCGACAGTCGGCGTCGAGCTGGAACTCCAGATCATCGATCCCGAGACGATGAACCTGGCGCCGGGCGCGCCCGCCATCATCGAACGCTCGGGCGACCCGAAGCACGTCAAGGCCGAGCTGATCGAGTCGACCATCGAGGTCTGCACCGATGTCTGTGCCGACATCGCCGAGGTGCGGTCGGACCTGACGGCGCGGGTCGACAGGCTGCTCGAGGTGGCGGACGACCTCGGCTACCACATCGCCTGTGCCGGCACGCACCCTTTTTCCCGTTGGGGCCAGCAGACGATCACGCCGTCTCCCCGCTATCACCGGCTCGTGGAGAAATGCCAGTGGCCGGCCCGGCGACTGATGATCTTCGGCCTGCACGTCCATGTCGGCATCGAGAGCGGGGAGAAGGCGATCGCGCTCTTCAATTCACTCACCACCTACCTGCCGCACCTGCTCTCCCTGTCGGCCAGCTCGCCATTCTTCGGCCGGGCCGACACCGGCCTGGCGTCGTGCCGGACGAAGATCTTCGAGAGTCTTCCGACGGCCGGCCTGCCCTACCGCTTCGTCAACTATGCGGAGTTTCAGCGGTTGATGATCACGCTGATCAACGCGAAGGCCATCGAGTCGATCCAGGAGATCTGGTGGGATATCAGGCCGCATCCCAACTTCGGTACCGTCGAGGTGCGGGTCTGTGACGGGTTGCCGACACTTGATGAGGCAATCGCGGTGACGGCCCTGATACAGGCGCTGCTTGTCTGGTTGGGGGATCACTATGACGAGGGGGAGTACCTGCCCCTGCACCGCCACTGGATCGTTCGGGAGAACAAGTGGCGCGCCGCGCGGTGGGCGGCTGACGCGGAGGTCATCGTCGACGAGGAGGGGCGCCTCGAACGATTGGACGAGAGCATAACGAGACTGGTCGAGAACGACCTGATGCCGATCGCCGCCCGGCTTGGCAGCGATGGGGAGCTACGGCGGATCACGGACATGCTGCGCGTCGGCCCGAGCTATCGGAGGCAGCGGCGGATCTTCGCGGAGTCCAAGGACCATCGCGCCGTGATGCGGGCTCTTGTCCGCGAATTCCGCGAGAACGCGCCCGTCGTTGCCTGA